From a single Sphingosinicellaceae bacterium genomic region:
- a CDS encoding GntR family transcriptional regulator, which translates to MFHGDRPIYLQIRDIIVARIIDTGGSASGGDGDQLPSVRALAAELEVNPLTVAKAYQELQTAGLVAARKGVGLYVETGARLALMRTERAAFLQDEWPRTRARIERLGLTPEDLFADA; encoded by the coding sequence GTGTTCCACGGTGACCGCCCCATCTACCTCCAGATCCGCGACATCATCGTTGCGCGCATCATCGATACCGGCGGCAGCGCAAGCGGCGGCGACGGCGACCAGTTGCCGTCGGTGCGCGCACTTGCGGCAGAGCTCGAGGTCAATCCGCTGACCGTCGCCAAGGCCTACCAGGAACTCCAGACCGCCGGCCTCGTCGCGGCGCGCAAGGGTGTTGGGCTGTACGTCGAGACCGGCGCGCGGCTGGCCCTGATGCGGACCGAGCGTGCCGCCTTCCTGCAGGACGAATGGCCCCGGACCCGCGCGCGGATCGAGCGGCTGGGGCTGACCCCCGAGGACCTGTTCGCCGACGCCTGA
- a CDS encoding nitroreductase has product MLNDRSTPLSLLATRRSAKPRDMRGPGPTAGQLERLLTVAARVPDHGKLAPWRFVVVDPDQRASFNDMLEAAYRAEVPEPNPAEVEKLRSFGGEAPCLVVVLSRVIELNAIPVYEQQLSAGGAATMLCAAASAMGFVAGWITGWASRSPTVIASLGQAGDRIAGFVFIGTAAVPLDDRPRPDLDTVVRHWDG; this is encoded by the coding sequence ATGCTGAATGATCGTTCGACACCGCTATCGCTGCTCGCGACGCGCCGCTCCGCCAAACCACGCGACATGCGCGGACCCGGGCCGACCGCGGGCCAGCTCGAGCGCCTGCTGACGGTTGCCGCCCGGGTTCCGGACCATGGCAAGCTCGCACCGTGGCGCTTCGTGGTGGTCGACCCCGACCAGCGTGCCAGCTTCAACGACATGCTGGAGGCGGCCTATCGCGCGGAGGTGCCCGAGCCGAACCCCGCCGAGGTCGAGAAGCTGCGCAGCTTCGGCGGCGAGGCGCCGTGCCTGGTGGTCGTGCTTAGCCGGGTCATCGAGCTCAACGCGATCCCGGTCTACGAGCAGCAGCTGTCGGCTGGTGGTGCTGCGACCATGCTGTGCGCCGCGGCGTCGGCGATGGGCTTCGTGGCAGGCTGGATCACCGGCTGGGCCTCGCGCTCGCCTACCGTTATCGCGTCGCTCGGACAGGCAGGCGACCGCATCGCGGGCTTTGTTTTCATCGGCACAGCGGCGGTTCCGCTCGATGACCGGCCCCGCCCCGACCTCGACACTGTGGTGCGCCACTGGGACGGTTGA
- a CDS encoding N-acetylmuramoyl-L-alanine amidase translates to MRVAAFAVLLLWALPAAALTRATNLTALPTRIEVGVDGPVTARVLALATPLRLVIDLGGVDAARQEVTGSGAVKAARIGQFDVKTARIVVDLAKPMRVVAADVGDDGRLTIKLAPASATEFATATKRGRVSLVVGARSVPPVPDLSKPTPAKPTKPTAAAKPATSSPLATKPAANASADPAPPADTGAFGKPAADPDFDLPDGTFGPKVKPPATSRPIIAGAVLPPTAPRSGGKKPLVVIDAGHGGKDVGAIALDGRYEKDVTLAIARVVAKSLNASGKVRAKLTREDDRFIPLGGRVAIARTARADLFISIHADSAPNPLARGASAYTLSDTASDAVAARLAARENKADIIGGVNLGVEAPEVGDIMIALMRRSTLNSAIAFAEALQDALGDRVVFRGEFHHFAGFLVLKAADVPSVLLETGYVSNADDADFLFSKKGQKIVGEGVAKAIEKQLTGR, encoded by the coding sequence ATGCGAGTTGCCGCCTTTGCCGTGCTGCTGCTGTGGGCGCTCCCGGCCGCGGCGCTGACCCGCGCCACCAACTTGACCGCGCTGCCGACGCGCATCGAGGTCGGCGTCGACGGGCCAGTGACGGCTCGCGTTCTCGCGCTCGCGACGCCGCTGCGGCTGGTCATCGACCTCGGCGGGGTCGATGCGGCGCGGCAGGAAGTGACCGGCAGCGGTGCCGTTAAGGCTGCGCGGATCGGCCAGTTCGACGTGAAGACGGCGCGCATCGTGGTCGATCTCGCCAAGCCGATGCGCGTTGTCGCGGCCGATGTCGGCGACGATGGTCGGCTGACCATCAAGCTCGCCCCCGCCAGCGCGACGGAATTCGCCACGGCGACGAAGCGTGGCCGGGTTTCGCTCGTGGTAGGGGCCCGCTCCGTTCCGCCGGTGCCAGATCTGTCCAAGCCTACTCCCGCCAAGCCAACGAAACCCACCGCCGCGGCCAAGCCCGCGACAAGTTCACCGCTTGCGACCAAGCCTGCAGCCAACGCGTCTGCCGACCCGGCACCTCCCGCCGACACCGGCGCGTTCGGCAAGCCCGCTGCCGATCCCGACTTCGACCTGCCCGACGGCACCTTCGGCCCCAAGGTGAAGCCGCCTGCAACCTCGCGGCCGATCATTGCCGGTGCCGTGCTGCCGCCGACCGCTCCGCGCTCGGGCGGCAAGAAGCCCCTCGTCGTCATCGACGCCGGGCATGGCGGCAAGGACGTCGGCGCGATCGCCCTCGACGGGCGCTACGAGAAGGACGTGACGCTCGCCATCGCACGGGTCGTCGCCAAGTCGCTCAATGCCTCGGGCAAGGTCCGCGCGAAGCTGACCCGCGAGGACGACCGCTTCATCCCCCTCGGCGGCCGCGTCGCCATCGCCCGCACGGCCCGCGCCGATCTGTTCATTTCGATCCATGCCGACAGCGCGCCGAACCCGCTCGCGCGCGGTGCCAGCGCCTACACATTGTCGGACACCGCCTCGGACGCGGTCGCGGCGCGGCTGGCGGCGCGCGAGAACAAGGCCGACATCATCGGCGGCGTGAACCTGGGGGTCGAGGCACCGGAGGTCGGTGACATCATGATCGCGCTGATGCGACGGTCGACCCTCAACTCCGCAATCGCCTTCGCCGAAGCGCTGCAGGACGCTCTCGGCGACCGGGTCGTGTTTCGTGGCGAATTCCACCACTTCGCCGGCTTTCTGGTGCTCAAGGCCGCCGATGTGCCGTCGGTGCTGCTCGAGACCGGCTATGTCTCGAACGCCGACGACGCCGACTTCCTGTTCTCGAAAAAGGGCCAGAAGATCGTCGGCGAGGGTGTGGCGAAGGCGATCGAGAAGCAGTTGACGGGGCGGTAG
- a CDS encoding amidohydrolase — protein sequence MRKLVLAALLVTAACATKPPPQSVSAKPTGAAPEIVSIPLDPYPSTYKPYPSVTTVIQNATIYDGAGRKLIGGAVRLENGMIAEIGQTVAIPAGAQVIDARGLWVTPGIIDIHSHLGDYPSPGVEANSDGNEATGPNRSEVWAEHSIWPQDPQFTRALAGGVTTMHILPGSANLFGGRGVTIRNVLGRTAQDMKFPGAKPSLKMACGENPKRVYGSKGQSPQTRMGNIAVDRQVWSDAVIYKRKWDDYTRKAKAGTAKPSDAPRRELANDTLMGVLNGEILVENHCYRADEMANVIAMSNEFGYHVTAFHHAVEAYKIADLLKANNICAAMWADWWGFKMESYDGIRENIAMVDAAGACAIVHSDDADGIQRLNQEAAKAIGAGRRAGMTITPEHAWEWLSLNPAKGLGIADQTGSLEPGKRADVVLWNGEPFSVYSRPEKIWIDGAVMYDWADPAKRPVTDFELGQPGRGDTK from the coding sequence ATGCGTAAACTCGTTCTCGCAGCCCTGCTCGTCACGGCCGCCTGCGCCACCAAGCCGCCGCCCCAGTCGGTCTCCGCCAAGCCCACGGGCGCAGCGCCGGAGATCGTGTCGATCCCGCTCGACCCGTATCCGTCGACCTACAAGCCCTACCCGTCAGTGACGACCGTCATTCAGAACGCCACCATCTATGACGGCGCAGGGCGCAAGCTGATCGGCGGCGCGGTGCGGCTGGAGAACGGCATGATCGCGGAAATCGGGCAGACCGTCGCCATCCCCGCCGGAGCGCAGGTCATCGATGCCCGCGGCCTGTGGGTGACCCCCGGCATCATCGACATCCACAGCCACCTCGGCGACTACCCATCGCCCGGTGTCGAGGCGAACAGCGACGGCAACGAGGCGACCGGCCCGAACCGCTCCGAGGTCTGGGCCGAGCACTCGATCTGGCCGCAGGACCCGCAATTCACCCGGGCGCTGGCAGGCGGCGTCACCACGATGCACATCCTGCCGGGCTCCGCGAACCTGTTCGGCGGGCGCGGCGTCACCATCCGCAACGTGCTCGGCCGCACCGCGCAGGACATGAAGTTCCCCGGCGCCAAGCCGAGCCTGAAGATGGCCTGCGGCGAGAACCCGAAGCGCGTCTACGGCAGCAAGGGCCAGTCGCCACAAACGCGCATGGGCAACATCGCCGTCGACCGCCAGGTCTGGTCCGACGCGGTGATCTACAAGCGCAAATGGGATGACTACACCCGCAAGGCAAAGGCGGGCACCGCCAAGCCGTCCGACGCGCCGCGCCGCGAACTGGCCAACGACACGCTGATGGGCGTCCTCAACGGCGAGATCCTCGTCGAGAACCACTGCTACCGCGCCGACGAGATGGCCAACGTGATCGCGATGTCGAACGAGTTCGGCTACCACGTCACCGCTTTCCACCACGCCGTCGAGGCCTACAAGATCGCCGACCTGCTCAAGGCCAACAACATCTGCGCCGCGATGTGGGCGGACTGGTGGGGCTTCAAGATGGAGAGCTACGACGGCATCCGCGAGAACATCGCGATGGTCGATGCCGCCGGAGCCTGCGCCATCGTCCACTCCGACGACGCCGACGGCATCCAGCGTCTCAACCAGGAAGCCGCCAAGGCGATCGGTGCCGGGCGGCGTGCGGGCATGACGATCACGCCAGAGCATGCGTGGGAGTGGCTGTCGCTGAACCCCGCCAAGGGTCTCGGCATCGCCGACCAGACCGGCAGCCTCGAGCCCGGCAAGCGCGCCGACGTCGTGCTGTGGAACGGCGAACCGTTCTCGGTCTATTCGCGGCCGGAGAAGATCTGGATCGACGGTGCCGTGATGTACGACTGGGCCGACCCGGCCAAGCGCCCGGTTACCGACTTCGAACTCGGCCAGCCCGGACGGGGAGACACGAAGTGA
- a CDS encoding ribonuclease E/G gives MSQRMLIDARHPEETRVAVVNGQRIEEFDFEAADRKQLKGNIYLAKVTRVEPSLQAAFVEYGGNRHGFLAFSEIHPDYYQIPREDREALLREEQELHAEDHHDDEDHEGEHTGEEGDEVATTGGSDDSSDSLRRQRQSLRRRYKIQEVIRRRQVLLIQVVKEERGNKGAALTTYLSLAGRYCVLMPNTANGGGISRKISNIGDRKRLKSIMSDLKLPTGMGAIVRTAGLKRGRAEIKRDFDYLTRLWDEIRETTLASSAPCLVHEDSSLIKRAVRDIYNKDVEQILVDGPGGYEAAHKFMQMLMPAHAPRVVEYTDAVPLFQRFGVEAQLAAMYNPVVQLKSGGYLVINPTEALVSIDINSGRSTREHGIEETAFKTNMEAAEEIGRQLRLRDMAGLVVIDFIDMEVNGNNRRVERAMKDALRHDRARIQLGRISSFGLMEMSRQRLRTGILEASTHVCPMCDGTGYVRTISSAALAGLRDLEAEAIKGKNSEFRLRAEHDVAVYILNRKRGQLEELEERYGVGIECVPDESLTGPNYVIDTAGPPPAHQIVMSPIPAPVAIVEDEDEYDASHEGEDDDGVEGEEGAERQPRERSERGERGGERGRGRGRGRRRGGQSDRPEGEDAPAIETGIDSGEEAAVLEAVPDSEEPERTPAADDGEAPRRRRRGRRGGGRRREGGPGEPQAETTGEAETDGELPLESEPAAIEALATPSVEDAPAPKARRSRSRKAPAAEVEAEPVIAEAIDAAVPPAAPPAADPVPVAEEAKAKAPRKRSPRKKAVDSGEAPEAPPAASAATVPVAAPEAEAEAATATPANDASGTGEAPRKGWWSRTFGT, from the coding sequence ATGTCACAGCGCATGCTGATCGACGCCCGCCACCCGGAAGAAACCCGCGTCGCGGTCGTCAACGGCCAACGGATTGAGGAATTCGACTTCGAAGCTGCCGATCGTAAGCAGCTTAAGGGCAACATCTATCTCGCCAAGGTAACCCGCGTCGAGCCGTCGCTGCAGGCGGCGTTCGTCGAGTACGGCGGCAACCGCCACGGCTTCCTCGCCTTCTCCGAGATCCACCCGGACTATTACCAGATCCCGCGCGAGGACCGCGAAGCGCTGCTTCGCGAGGAGCAGGAACTCCACGCCGAGGATCACCACGACGACGAGGACCACGAGGGCGAGCACACCGGCGAGGAGGGCGACGAGGTCGCGACCACCGGCGGCAGCGACGACAGCTCGGACTCGCTGCGCCGCCAGCGCCAGTCGCTGCGCCGCCGCTACAAGATCCAGGAGGTCATCCGCCGTCGCCAGGTGCTGCTGATCCAGGTCGTCAAGGAGGAGCGCGGCAACAAGGGCGCGGCGCTCACCACCTACCTCAGCCTCGCGGGTCGCTACTGCGTGCTGATGCCCAACACCGCCAATGGCGGCGGCATCAGCCGCAAGATCTCGAACATCGGCGACCGCAAGCGCCTGAAGTCGATCATGTCCGACCTCAAGCTGCCGACCGGCATGGGTGCCATCGTTCGCACTGCCGGCCTCAAGCGCGGTCGCGCCGAGATCAAGCGCGACTTCGATTACCTGACCCGCCTGTGGGACGAGATCCGCGAGACCACGCTGGCGTCGTCGGCGCCGTGCCTGGTCCACGAGGATTCGAGCCTGATCAAGCGGGCCGTCCGCGACATCTACAACAAGGACGTCGAGCAGATCCTCGTCGACGGCCCCGGCGGCTACGAAGCCGCCCACAAGTTCATGCAGATGCTGATGCCGGCGCATGCGCCTCGCGTCGTCGAGTACACCGACGCGGTGCCGCTGTTCCAGCGCTTCGGCGTCGAGGCGCAGCTTGCGGCGATGTACAACCCGGTGGTCCAGCTCAAGTCGGGCGGCTATCTGGTCATCAACCCGACCGAGGCCCTGGTCTCGATCGACATCAACTCGGGCCGCTCGACGCGCGAGCACGGCATCGAGGAAACTGCCTTCAAGACCAACATGGAAGCCGCGGAGGAAATCGGCCGGCAGCTGCGCCTGCGCGACATGGCCGGGCTGGTCGTGATCGACTTCATCGACATGGAGGTCAACGGCAACAACCGCCGGGTCGAGCGCGCCATGAAGGACGCGCTGCGCCACGACCGCGCCCGCATCCAGCTTGGCCGAATCAGTTCGTTCGGGCTGATGGAGATGAGCCGCCAGCGCCTGCGCACCGGCATCCTCGAAGCCTCGACCCACGTCTGTCCGATGTGCGACGGCACCGGCTATGTCCGCACGATCTCGTCGGCGGCGCTGGCGGGCCTGCGCGACCTCGAGGCCGAAGCGATCAAGGGCAAGAACAGCGAGTTCCGCCTGCGCGCCGAGCACGACGTCGCGGTCTACATCCTCAATCGCAAGCGCGGCCAGCTCGAGGAGCTCGAGGAGCGCTACGGCGTCGGCATCGAGTGCGTTCCCGACGAGAGCCTGACCGGGCCGAACTATGTCATCGACACCGCCGGGCCACCGCCGGCGCACCAGATCGTCATGTCGCCGATCCCGGCGCCGGTCGCGATTGTCGAGGATGAGGACGAGTACGACGCCAGCCATGAAGGCGAGGACGACGACGGCGTCGAGGGCGAGGAGGGTGCCGAGCGCCAGCCCCGCGAGCGCTCCGAGCGCGGTGAGCGTGGCGGCGAGCGTGGCCGCGGTCGCGGTCGTGGCCGTCGTCGCGGCGGCCAGTCCGATCGTCCCGAGGGCGAGGATGCACCTGCAATCGAAACCGGTATCGACTCCGGCGAGGAAGCTGCCGTGCTCGAGGCCGTGCCCGACAGCGAGGAGCCCGAGCGCACCCCGGCAGCCGATGACGGCGAGGCTCCGCGCCGCCGCCGCCGTGGTCGCCGTGGTGGTGGTCGCCGTCGTGAAGGCGGTCCGGGCGAGCCCCAGGCGGAGACGACCGGTGAAGCCGAGACTGACGGCGAACTGCCGCTCGAGAGCGAGCCGGCTGCCATCGAAGCCCTCGCCACCCCCAGCGTGGAGGACGCACCCGCTCCGAAGGCCCGCCGCTCGCGGTCCCGCAAGGCTCCGGCTGCAGAAGTCGAGGCCGAGCCGGTGATTGCCGAGGCTATCGACGCTGCGGTCCCACCCGCTGCGCCGCCCGCTGCCGATCCGGTGCCCGTTGCCGAGGAGGCTAAGGCGAAGGCTCCGCGCAAGCGCAGCCCGCGCAAGAAGGCGGTCGACAGTGGCGAGGCTCCTGAGGCACCGCCGGCGGCGTCTGCTGCAACCGTCCCTGTAGCGGCTCCGGAAGCCGAGGCCGAAGCTGCCACCGCAACTCCTGCGAACGACGCTAGTGGCACCGGTGAGGCCCCCCGCAAGGGCTGGTGGTCGCGGACGTTCGGGACCTGA
- a CDS encoding peptide MFS transporter translates to MASIPAAGAGEALWFGHPRQLARLFTTEAMERFGYYGMRALLTLYLADHFLFSDSTTTSLYGGFTALVYLTPLVGGLLADRYLGSKRAVKFGAIVMSCGYLILCFGGDAAKPYATIDGQRYEVAVDRSTAQKQQYIVDAGQRLAIKGQEDGSVQLHRADGSVARTVAKGGLVPGGERNPLYTMILLIGLSAVTVGNGFFKPNISTMVGSLYAPEDRRRDAGFTIFYMGINLGSLFSQLMCPLLAVGIPGVWDGLGWWAGFGLAAIGMAISWALIQFAGPRLGGVGDPPAQPGKDKALSIYVAAIVAIPVVWFLFSNLMNAPPPVAGQGIGGYILGLPILGKVLFGTFLASIIGIPIWSLRVGTRAEFEMMLAAIVLIIFNVVFWTLFEQAGSSLTLFADRNTDLSIFGLFSITAGQTQFFNAFFIVVLAPVMAKLWITLARRGREPGIPVKFGIALIGVGAGFLFLVWGTQFVGPTFKVGIWWLAGLYFIHSAAELCISPVGLSMITKLSIARIVGMMMGVWFLSISCAQYVAGVVAQVASVETVGGQVTNLKVSLDTYAGVFTTIGEIAIGFGVVLLVLSVPIKRWMHGVN, encoded by the coding sequence ATGGCAAGCATACCCGCAGCCGGTGCCGGCGAGGCCTTGTGGTTCGGCCACCCGCGACAATTGGCGCGACTGTTCACCACCGAGGCCATGGAGCGCTTCGGCTACTACGGCATGCGGGCGCTACTGACGCTCTACCTCGCCGACCACTTCCTGTTCAGCGACAGCACCACCACCAGCCTGTATGGCGGCTTCACCGCATTGGTCTACCTGACCCCGCTGGTCGGTGGCTTGCTCGCCGACCGCTATCTCGGCTCGAAACGCGCGGTGAAATTCGGCGCGATCGTGATGTCGTGCGGCTACCTGATCCTGTGCTTCGGCGGCGACGCGGCAAAGCCCTACGCGACCATCGACGGCCAGCGCTACGAAGTCGCGGTCGACCGCTCGACCGCTCAGAAGCAGCAGTACATCGTCGATGCCGGGCAGCGTCTCGCGATCAAGGGGCAGGAGGACGGCTCGGTCCAACTCCACCGTGCTGACGGCAGCGTCGCGCGCACGGTGGCCAAGGGCGGACTCGTTCCCGGTGGCGAGCGCAACCCGCTTTACACGATGATCCTGCTGATCGGCCTGTCGGCGGTGACCGTCGGCAACGGCTTTTTCAAGCCCAACATCTCGACGATGGTCGGCTCGCTCTACGCCCCCGAGGACCGCCGCCGCGACGCCGGCTTTACGATCTTCTACATGGGCATCAACCTCGGGTCGTTGTTCTCGCAGCTGATGTGCCCGCTGCTCGCGGTCGGTATCCCCGGCGTCTGGGACGGGCTCGGCTGGTGGGCGGGGTTCGGCCTGGCCGCGATCGGCATGGCGATCTCGTGGGCGCTGATCCAGTTCGCCGGGCCGAGGCTCGGCGGCGTCGGCGACCCGCCCGCTCAGCCCGGCAAGGACAAGGCGCTGTCGATCTACGTCGCGGCAATCGTCGCGATCCCCGTCGTGTGGTTCCTGTTCTCCAACCTGATGAACGCGCCACCGCCGGTCGCCGGGCAGGGTATCGGCGGCTACATCCTCGGCCTCCCGATCCTCGGCAAAGTGTTGTTCGGCACCTTCCTGGCCTCGATCATCGGCATCCCGATCTGGTCGCTCAGGGTCGGCACCCGCGCCGAGTTCGAGATGATGCTGGCGGCGATCGTGCTGATCATCTTCAACGTCGTGTTCTGGACGCTGTTCGAGCAGGCGGGCAGTTCGCTGACCCTGTTCGCCGACCGCAATACCGACCTCAGCATCTTCGGCCTGTTCTCGATCACCGCCGGGCAGACCCAGTTCTTCAACGCCTTCTTCATCGTGGTGCTGGCGCCGGTCATGGCCAAGCTGTGGATCACGCTCGCCCGGCGCGGCCGCGAGCCGGGCATCCCGGTCAAGTTCGGCATCGCGCTGATCGGTGTCGGCGCGGGCTTCCTGTTCCTGGTCTGGGGAACGCAGTTCGTCGGCCCCACCTTCAAGGTCGGCATCTGGTGGCTGGCCGGACTGTACTTCATCCACTCGGCGGCCGAGCTTTGCATCTCGCCGGTCGGCCTCAGCATGATCACCAAGCTGTCGATCGCGCGCATCGTCGGCATGATGATGGGCGTCTGGTTCCTGTCGATCAGCTGCGCGCAGTACGTCGCCGGCGTCGTCGCGCAGGTCGCCAGCGTCGAGACCGTCGGCGGGCAGGTCACCAACCTCAAGGTCAGCCTCGACACCTACGCCGGGGTGTTCACCACCATCGGCGAGATCGCGATCGGTTTCGGGGTAGTGCTGCTGGTGCTGTCGGTGCCGATCAAACGCTGGATGCACGGGGTCAATTGA
- a CDS encoding DUF3011 domain-containing protein, with product MLRLTLIAAFALASLAPLPALAQNGYQGGGQGSDDGYQRGNRDDDRRGPGGGYVGGGQRTIVCESYKHKSARCDVDTRGGVRLVQQTHGNCIQGRSWGFDRGGIWVNDSCRAVFSVNAVRPGGPGGFPPANLPGGGNGRIIACNSMQYQPARCAGDVYRGADLVQDISGRCQRRNWGWDRGGVWVNNGCRGTFRVY from the coding sequence ATGCTCAGACTGACACTAATCGCAGCGTTCGCACTGGCGAGCCTGGCACCCCTGCCGGCGCTCGCGCAGAACGGTTACCAGGGTGGCGGCCAGGGCAGCGACGACGGCTACCAGCGCGGCAACCGCGACGACGACCGGCGCGGTCCCGGCGGCGGCTACGTCGGTGGCGGCCAGCGCACGATCGTCTGCGAGTCCTACAAGCACAAGTCGGCGCGCTGCGATGTCGACACCCGCGGCGGCGTCCGCCTCGTTCAGCAGACGCATGGCAACTGCATCCAGGGCCGCAGCTGGGGCTTCGATCGTGGCGGCATCTGGGTCAACGACAGCTGCCGCGCGGTCTTCTCGGTCAATGCCGTCCGTCCGGGCGGCCCCGGCGGCTTTCCGCCGGCCAACCTGCCCGGCGGTGGTAACGGCCGCATCATCGCCTGCAACTCGATGCAGTATCAGCCGGCGCGCTGCGCCGGCGATGTCTACCGCGGTGCGGACCTGGTGCAGGACATCAGCGGCAGGTGCCAGCGCCGCAACTGGGGTTGGGACCGCGGCGGGGTGTGGGTGAACAACGGCTGCCGCGGCACTTTCCGGGTCTACTGA
- the ruvB gene encoding Holliday junction branch migration DNA helicase RuvB, with amino-acid sequence MDDRLQTPLRRPEDVDAALRPKTLDEFVGQAGLRANLRVFIEAARSRGEALDHVLLSGPPGLGKTTLAQIVARELGVGFRATSGPVIAKAGDLAALLTNLEPHDVLFIDEIHRLSPAIEEILYPAMEDRALDLMIGEGPSARSVRIDLPPFTLIGATTRSGLVTTPLRDRFGIPLRLTFYTVAELDLVVRRAAGLLGLDLTDDGAREIAGRARGTPRIAGRLLRRVRDFAVVAGDGQVTVKIADAALNRLEVDGLGLDAMDRRYLMMIADIYRGGPVGIETLAAGLSEARDTVEEVVEPYLIQSGLVARTARGRMLNPSAWKHLGIVPPASSPQLPLLDVLEE; translated from the coding sequence ATGGACGACCGCCTCCAAACTCCGCTGCGCCGCCCCGAGGATGTCGACGCGGCCTTACGCCCGAAGACGCTCGACGAGTTCGTCGGCCAGGCCGGGCTGCGTGCCAATTTGCGGGTGTTCATCGAGGCAGCGCGGTCGCGGGGCGAGGCGCTCGACCACGTCCTGCTGTCGGGGCCGCCGGGGCTGGGCAAGACGACGCTGGCGCAGATCGTGGCGCGCGAACTGGGCGTCGGCTTCCGCGCGACCAGTGGCCCGGTGATTGCTAAGGCGGGCGACCTCGCGGCGCTGCTGACCAACCTCGAACCGCACGACGTGCTGTTCATCGACGAGATTCACCGCCTGTCGCCGGCGATCGAGGAGATCCTGTATCCGGCGATGGAGGACCGGGCGCTCGACCTGATGATCGGCGAAGGGCCGAGCGCGCGGTCGGTGCGGATCGACCTGCCGCCGTTCACGCTGATCGGCGCGACCACCCGCTCGGGGCTGGTGACGACGCCGCTGCGCGACCGCTTCGGGATCCCGCTGCGGCTGACGTTCTACACCGTCGCCGAGCTCGACCTCGTGGTGCGCCGCGCGGCCGGGCTGCTCGGGCTCGACCTGACCGACGACGGCGCGCGCGAGATTGCCGGGCGAGCACGGGGCACGCCGCGGATCGCCGGGCGGCTGCTCAGGCGCGTGCGCGACTTTGCCGTGGTTGCGGGCGACGGGCAGGTCACCGTCAAGATCGCCGACGCGGCGCTGAACCGGCTCGAGGTCGACGGGCTCGGCCTTGACGCGATGGACCGGCGCTATCTGATGATGATCGCCGACATCTACCGCGGCGGACCGGTCGGGATCGAGACGCTGGCGGCGGGGCTCAGCGAAGCGCGGGATACCGTCGAGGAGGTCGTCGAGCCGTATCTGATCCAGTCGGGACTGGTAGCGCGGACGGCGCGGGGCCGGATGCTCAACCCGAGTGCCTGGAAGCACCTGGGGATCGTACCGCCGGCGAGTTCGCCGCAATTGCCCTTGCTGGACGTGCTGGAGGAATAG
- a CDS encoding dipeptidase, whose protein sequence is MAGAGMLAASAALAKLPAGSHYDRAIVIDGLGTPDDPDGKDGSFELSPRGLAQIRNSGATAWQVTVGDVGNLPTNWDNSVDQTAYWSGLIAANPKVFILARTAADIREAKASGRAAIIFGTQDTAMAGTNLDRLDTLGNLGVRVVQLTYNNRNLSGDGALESANAGLSKLGYKTIERIEKNKQLLDLSHGGQRTIAEAIATAKRPPTISHTGCRSVYDHPRNVWDAELKALADKGGVVGIYWMPFLVAGGKPTTADLVRHISHAVDVCGEDHVGIGTDGGLREIVVDAKYRAEAKKSNEDRTARGIAAPGEGPEVFPFIAELNSPMRFRMLGEALDKAGWSAARVDKVLGGNLLRLYGEAWGG, encoded by the coding sequence ATGGCGGGCGCGGGGATGCTCGCGGCGAGCGCGGCGCTGGCGAAGCTGCCGGCTGGCTCCCACTACGACCGCGCCATCGTCATCGACGGCCTCGGCACTCCCGACGATCCGGACGGCAAGGACGGCAGCTTCGAGTTGTCCCCCCGCGGCCTCGCCCAGATTCGCAACTCGGGGGCGACCGCGTGGCAGGTCACCGTCGGCGACGTCGGCAACCTGCCGACCAACTGGGACAATTCGGTGGACCAGACCGCCTACTGGTCGGGGCTTATCGCTGCCAACCCCAAGGTCTTCATCCTCGCCCGCACCGCCGCCGACATTCGCGAGGCGAAGGCCTCGGGCCGCGCGGCGATCATCTTCGGGACGCAGGACACGGCGATGGCGGGGACCAATCTCGACCGCCTCGACACGCTAGGCAACCTCGGCGTCCGCGTCGTCCAGCTGACGTACAACAACCGCAACCTGAGCGGCGACGGCGCGCTGGAGTCGGCCAACGCCGGGCTGTCGAAGCTTGGCTACAAGACCATCGAGCGCATCGAGAAGAACAAGCAGCTGCTCGACCTGTCGCATGGCGGCCAGCGCACCATCGCCGAGGCCATCGCCACCGCGAAGCGCCCGCCGACGATCAGCCACACCGGCTGCCGCTCGGTCTACGATCACCCGCGCAATGTCTGGGATGCCGAGCTGAAGGCGCTCGCCGACAAGGGTGGCGTCGTCGGCATCTACTGGATGCCGTTCCTGGTCGCGGGCGGCAAGCCGACCACCGCCGACCTCGTCCGCCACATCAGCCATGCCGTCGACGTCTGCGGCGAGGACCACGTCGGGATCGGCACCGACGGCGGGCTCCGCGAGATCGTCGTCGACGCCAAGTACCGCGCCGAGGCAAAGAAATCCAACGAGGACCGCACCGCTCGGGGCATTGCCGCGCCGGGCGAGGGACCCGAGGTTTTCCCCTTCATCGCCGAGCTTAATAGCCCGATGCGTTTCCGGATGCTCGGCGAAGCGCTCGACAAGGCGGGCTGGAGCGCGGCGCGGGTCGACAAGGTACTCGGCGGCAACCTGCTCCGGCTGTACGGCGAGGCCTGGGGCGGCTAG